In one window of Thermodesulfobacteriota bacterium DNA:
- the fliJ gene encoding flagellar export protein FliJ: MKKFTFTLEPLFNYRQRLEDLCRKGFEEALGLLKEEERKIERLRELYRQSSAEIDSLKEKGESPGDLDLHYSYVDGLKKHIADQERILREVNLLAERKRGELVEASKNRKVIEAFKDKSLESYNKEARRREQRESDELVTLRYGRNGDEK, encoded by the coding sequence ATGAAAAAGTTCACCTTCACGCTTGAGCCGCTATTCAACTACAGGCAGAGGCTGGAAGACCTCTGCCGGAAGGGTTTCGAGGAGGCCCTCGGCCTCCTAAAGGAAGAGGAAAGGAAGATAGAGCGCCTTAGGGAGCTCTACAGGCAGTCGAGCGCGGAGATAGACTCGCTTAAGGAGAAGGGCGAGTCCCCGGGAGATCTCGACCTTCATTACTCGTATGTCGACGGGCTTAAAAAGCATATAGCAGACCAGGAGAGGATATTGAGGGAGGTCAACCTGCTCGCCGAGAGGAAAAGGGGCGAGCTGGTCGAGGCTTCCAAAAACAGGAAGGTCATAGAGGCCTTCAAGGACAAGTCGCTGGAATCGTACAATAAAGAGGCCAGGCGCAGAGAACAGAGGGAGTCCGACGAGCTCGTGACATTGAGGTACGGGAGGAACGGCGATGAAAAATAG
- the fliI gene encoding flagellar protein export ATPase FliI, translating to MHTRAIEYLRRQRNAVGEINPVRVHGRVTRVVGLVMEGLGPGSSVGEFCHVYPKDGHEPIQCEVVGFSDDKILLMPLGEVRGIGPGSKIVSKRVSASVKVGPGLLGRTLDGLGSPLDGLGSFEAETEYPLYSTPPNPLSRKRIEEPLNVGIRAINSVLTVGKGQRIGIFAGSGVGKSVLMGMMARNTEADVNVIGLIGERGREVKEFIEKDLGEEGLKRSVLVVATSDQPPLLRMRAPMVATAIAEYFRDQGKNVLLMMDSISRFCMAQREIGLAIGEPPATKGYPPSVFAHLPRLLERAGTSEGKGSITGFYTILAEGDDVNDPVADAARAVLDGHIVLSRELAHQAHYPAIDVLSSISRVMNDIVNPEHRKAATRLRSVLSTYKKAYDLISIGAYKKGSDPAVDHAIEVIDKVNAFLRQDISEGVGYDNSLQALFALPA from the coding sequence ATGCATACGCGCGCGATTGAATATCTCCGAAGGCAGAGGAATGCCGTCGGGGAGATAAACCCCGTGAGGGTGCACGGCAGGGTCACGAGGGTAGTCGGACTCGTGATGGAAGGGCTCGGTCCCGGGTCTTCGGTCGGCGAGTTCTGCCACGTGTACCCGAAGGACGGGCACGAGCCCATCCAGTGCGAGGTCGTCGGTTTTTCGGATGACAAGATACTCCTCATGCCCCTCGGGGAAGTAAGGGGCATCGGGCCGGGCAGCAAGATAGTATCGAAAAGGGTGAGCGCATCGGTCAAGGTCGGGCCGGGGCTTCTCGGGAGGACCCTTGACGGGCTCGGCTCCCCCCTTGACGGGCTCGGCTCCTTCGAGGCCGAAACCGAATACCCTCTTTATTCGACCCCTCCGAACCCGCTTTCGAGAAAGAGGATAGAGGAGCCGCTCAACGTCGGCATAAGGGCGATAAACAGCGTCCTTACCGTGGGCAAGGGGCAGAGGATAGGCATCTTCGCCGGAAGCGGCGTTGGAAAAAGCGTACTCATGGGCATGATGGCCCGGAATACCGAGGCCGACGTGAACGTCATCGGCCTCATAGGCGAGAGGGGCAGGGAGGTAAAGGAGTTCATAGAGAAGGACCTCGGCGAGGAGGGCCTTAAAAGGTCCGTGCTGGTGGTCGCGACCTCCGACCAGCCGCCTCTCCTCCGGATGAGGGCGCCGATGGTGGCGACTGCCATAGCCGAGTATTTCAGGGACCAGGGCAAGAACGTCCTCCTCATGATGGACTCGATATCGCGGTTCTGCATGGCCCAGAGGGAGATAGGACTTGCCATTGGCGAGCCGCCCGCCACAAAAGGCTATCCGCCCTCGGTTTTTGCGCATTTGCCGAGGCTCCTTGAGCGGGCCGGCACCTCCGAGGGGAAGGGGAGCATAACTGGTTTTTACACTATACTCGCCGAAGGAGACGACGTGAACGATCCTGTCGCCGACGCCGCGAGGGCGGTGCTCGACGGCCACATAGTCCTTTCGAGGGAACTCGCCCACCAGGCGCATTACCCCGCGATAGACGTACTTTCGAGCATAAGCAGGGTAATGAACGACATCGTGAACCCCGAGCACAGGAAGGCGGCCACGCGGCTGCGCTCAGTGCTCTCGACCTACAAAAAGGCGTACGACCTCATAAGCATAGGCGCGTACAAAAAAGGGAGCGACCCTGCCGTGGACCATGCAATAGAGGTCATAGACAAGGTGAACGCTTTCCTCAGGCAGGACATATCTGAAGGGGTGGGCTATGACAACAGCCTGCAGGCGCTGTTCGCCCTCCCGGCTTAG
- a CDS encoding FliH/SctL family protein, whose product MSSSNIIRNRAVRIMSEPFTLVSGQETQQEEKTEDVGSRLEALEREAYERGFSAGEKAGFEFGLKKAEVHFSGLEGLVRDLVSFRESLYAECEREITALALAIAVKVVQREVEINPDGVLECVKSALRAVAASGEVTIRVNPKEFEVVNNFRPELMRLCGGLRGLSVEPDELVQRGGCLVSTSCGEIDATIASISEEIEAKLKDAYARD is encoded by the coding sequence ATGTCCTCATCTAACATCATAAGGAACAGGGCCGTCAGGATAATGTCCGAGCCCTTCACGCTCGTCTCCGGCCAGGAAACGCAGCAGGAGGAGAAGACCGAGGATGTCGGCAGCCGCCTGGAGGCCCTGGAGAGAGAGGCCTACGAGAGGGGCTTCAGCGCCGGCGAAAAGGCCGGGTTCGAATTCGGCCTTAAAAAGGCCGAGGTCCATTTCAGCGGCCTCGAGGGGCTTGTAAGGGATCTCGTATCGTTCAGGGAATCGCTCTACGCCGAGTGCGAAAGGGAGATTACAGCCCTCGCGCTGGCCATAGCCGTGAAAGTCGTCCAGAGGGAGGTTGAAATCAATCCGGACGGGGTCCTCGAATGCGTCAAGTCCGCGCTCAGGGCGGTCGCTGCAAGCGGCGAGGTCACGATAAGGGTAAACCCGAAGGAGTTCGAAGTCGTCAACAACTTCAGGCCCGAGCTCATGAGGCTCTGCGGCGGCCTGAGGGGTTTGAGCGTCGAGCCCGACGAGCTAGTCCAGAGGGGAGGCTGCCTCGTGTCCACGAGCTGCGGCGAGATAGACGCGACGATCGCGTCCATCTCGGAGGAAATAGAGGCGAAGCTAAAGGATGCATACGCGCGCGATTGA
- the fliG gene encoding flagellar motor switch protein FliG — protein MAKEPRLTGPEKAAVLLMNIGEELASEVFKFMTPSEMQLLGGMMVRKESVSLQMGRHVVGEFIEILDKGELFVEGIEFTRNVLVKTLGPERAQYILDQITREMGGGGIESLKWMDPAIVANIIKDEHPQIIALILAHLDADRAAMVLLNIQNERLRGEVMLRVGNLKRIPQAAVRDLEALISEQMLSAESSQGASVEGVKLAAEILNQVDSKAEGDIIDAIEKASPDLAMRIQEKMFVFADLMEVDDRGLQLIIKELSGDVLCLALKAADEAIREKFLGNMSERASEMLLEDMEAKGPVKLSEVEKSQQEIIKIARRLEQEGKLVRSGRSGDVLI, from the coding sequence ATGGCCAAGGAGCCGAGGCTTACGGGGCCGGAGAAGGCCGCCGTCCTCCTCATGAACATCGGCGAGGAGCTTGCGAGCGAGGTCTTCAAGTTCATGACCCCCTCGGAGATGCAGCTCCTTGGCGGCATGATGGTCAGGAAGGAGTCCGTTTCTCTCCAGATGGGGAGGCACGTCGTGGGCGAGTTCATAGAGATACTCGACAAGGGGGAGCTCTTCGTCGAGGGCATCGAGTTCACGAGGAACGTGCTCGTAAAGACGCTCGGCCCGGAAAGGGCCCAGTACATACTCGACCAGATAACCAGGGAGATGGGCGGCGGGGGCATAGAGTCCCTCAAATGGATGGACCCCGCGATTGTCGCCAATATAATAAAGGACGAGCACCCGCAGATAATAGCCCTGATACTCGCGCACCTCGACGCGGACAGGGCAGCCATGGTGCTCCTTAACATCCAGAACGAGAGGCTCAGGGGCGAGGTCATGCTGAGGGTTGGGAACCTGAAGAGGATACCCCAGGCTGCGGTAAGGGACCTCGAGGCGCTCATAAGCGAGCAGATGCTCTCTGCCGAGTCCAGCCAGGGCGCGTCTGTCGAAGGCGTGAAGCTTGCCGCCGAGATACTGAACCAGGTGGATTCGAAGGCGGAGGGCGATATAATAGACGCGATAGAGAAGGCGAGCCCGGATCTCGCCATGCGCATACAGGAAAAGATGTTCGTCTTCGCCGACCTCATGGAGGTCGACGACAGGGGCCTGCAGCTCATCATAAAGGAACTCAGCGGCGACGTACTCTGCCTCGCCCTCAAGGCCGCGGACGAGGCCATCAGGGAAAAGTTCCTCGGCAACATGTCCGAGCGCGCCTCAGAGATGCTCCTCGAGGACATGGAGGCCAAGGGCCCCGTGAAGCTTTCGGAGGTGGAGAAGTCCCAGCAGGAGATAATAAAGATAGCGAGGAGGCTCGAGCAGGAAGGGAAGCTCGTAAGGTCCGGAAGGAGCGGGGATGTCCTCATCTAA
- the fliF gene encoding flagellar basal-body MS-ring/collar protein FliF, protein MEKLLQDLKKFVGQRPAIVLASAAAIIAAVVVLILWNQGPEYQTLYTQLSDEDAGSVIERLKEKRVPYRVDGGTISVPADKVYETRMELAGEGLPQGGGVGFEIFDKTSFGITDFVQKVNYKRALQGELARTVTQIKEIESARVHLALPEKGVFLDDQKKARASVIVKLRAGKELSRGQVSSIVHLVANSTDNLKPEDVAVVDTSGRMWTREAGDDDALMLSGTQLEYKRSIENHFEQRLQSMLEKAVGANRVVARVAVEVDTRHVERTEERFDPDGQVVRSEHRNKEKSIGGTAPVGIPGVLSNLPETAVEIPQVAATPAQTQRQDELINYEISKVTSRVVEPVGSLKRLAVSVLVDGTYQAVKDADGNETTAYSPRTDEELSKFTEMVKAAVGYEESRGDTVVVVSTPFEQAGAGAAAAAFEAAGGPDDYIPPHLVPVLIKYGTVVLITLFILLFVVRPLIKRVTKETMALEEIQRRMPQVLTAGGAELSESAVSADRDSIDRLKKTVKENPQQVAMVLKNWIKEK, encoded by the coding sequence ATGGAAAAGCTCCTCCAGGACCTGAAGAAGTTCGTGGGACAGAGGCCGGCCATTGTGCTCGCCTCTGCAGCGGCAATCATAGCCGCGGTGGTGGTCCTCATACTATGGAACCAGGGGCCGGAGTACCAGACCCTCTACACCCAGCTCTCGGACGAGGACGCAGGCTCGGTCATCGAGCGGCTGAAGGAGAAGCGGGTCCCCTACAGGGTGGACGGCGGTACGATAAGCGTGCCGGCGGACAAGGTGTACGAGACCAGGATGGAGCTTGCCGGAGAGGGGCTTCCCCAGGGCGGCGGCGTGGGCTTCGAGATATTCGACAAGACGTCCTTCGGCATCACCGATTTCGTGCAGAAGGTCAACTACAAGCGGGCGCTCCAGGGCGAGCTCGCGAGGACCGTAACGCAGATAAAGGAAATAGAGAGCGCCCGGGTCCACCTCGCGCTACCCGAAAAGGGAGTCTTCCTCGACGACCAGAAAAAGGCTCGCGCGTCGGTAATAGTGAAGCTCAGGGCCGGCAAGGAATTGAGCCGCGGCCAGGTGAGCTCCATAGTTCACCTCGTGGCGAACAGCACCGACAACCTCAAGCCCGAGGACGTCGCGGTGGTCGACACTTCCGGGAGGATGTGGACGAGGGAGGCCGGCGACGATGACGCCTTGATGCTTTCGGGCACGCAGCTCGAGTACAAGAGGTCCATCGAGAACCATTTCGAGCAGAGGCTCCAGAGCATGCTCGAGAAGGCGGTGGGCGCGAACAGGGTCGTGGCCAGGGTCGCGGTCGAGGTGGACACGCGGCACGTGGAGAGGACGGAAGAGAGGTTCGACCCCGACGGCCAGGTCGTGAGGAGCGAGCACAGGAACAAGGAAAAGAGCATAGGCGGAACTGCCCCGGTCGGCATACCCGGCGTCCTCTCGAACCTCCCCGAGACCGCGGTCGAGATACCCCAGGTGGCCGCGACACCAGCCCAGACCCAGAGGCAGGACGAACTCATCAACTATGAAATAAGCAAGGTCACGAGCCGCGTGGTCGAGCCCGTAGGTTCGCTCAAGAGGCTCGCGGTCTCGGTTCTGGTGGACGGCACATACCAGGCGGTAAAGGACGCCGATGGGAACGAGACGACGGCCTACTCGCCGAGGACCGACGAGGAGCTCTCGAAGTTCACCGAGATGGTCAAGGCCGCCGTAGGCTACGAGGAATCGAGGGGCGATACCGTCGTCGTCGTCAGCACGCCTTTCGAGCAGGCCGGGGCCGGGGCGGCGGCTGCCGCGTTCGAGGCCGCCGGCGGACCCGATGATTATATACCGCCCCACCTCGTGCCGGTTCTCATCAAGTACGGTACCGTGGTCCTGATAACCCTTTTCATCCTGCTCTTCGTCGTGCGTCCCCTCATCAAGAGGGTCACGAAGGAAACCATGGCGCTCGAGGAGATCCAGAGGAGGATGCCGCAGGTACTTACAGCGGGCGGCGCCGAGCTGAGCGAATCCGCCGTCAGCGCCGACAGGGACTCTATCGACAGGCTCAAGAAGACAGTGAAGGAGAACCCTCAGCAGGTGGCTATGGTCCTCAAGAACTGGATAAAGGAGAAGTGA
- the fliE gene encoding flagellar hook-basal body complex protein FliE, whose protein sequence is MVDSIKGALSAELNSLGKATTEAASGTGFSDVLKQSIESVNKLQSDADQAIQGLASGQVNNIHDTMIAIEKASLSFNLMLQVRNKLVHAYEEVMRTQV, encoded by the coding sequence ATGGTCGATTCGATAAAAGGCGCGCTCAGCGCGGAGTTGAACTCGCTCGGCAAGGCGACGACAGAAGCCGCCTCCGGCACCGGTTTTTCAGACGTCCTCAAGCAGTCGATCGAGAGCGTAAACAAGCTCCAGAGCGACGCCGACCAGGCCATACAGGGGCTCGCCTCCGGGCAGGTCAACAACATACACGATACGATGATAGCCATAGAGAAGGCCAGCCTGTCTTTCAACCTCATGCTCCAGGTCAGGAACAAGCTTGTCCATGCGTATGAGGAAGTAATGAGGACGCAGGTGTAA
- the flgC gene encoding flagellar basal body rod protein FlgC, protein MSDLFSVAASGMEAQRLRMNLIASNLANVETTRTANGGAYRRKDIVFAAENRNDFGSLLKEASSAYNTKVKVAGIIEDARPLKYVYDPAHPDAGRDGYVAFPNINVAEEMVNMIAASRSYEANVTAFKATREMALKALEIGQ, encoded by the coding sequence ATGTCGGATCTATTCTCCGTGGCGGCCTCGGGCATGGAGGCCCAGAGGCTCAGGATGAACCTAATTGCGAGCAACCTCGCTAACGTCGAGACCACCAGGACCGCGAACGGCGGTGCCTACAGGAGGAAGGACATAGTCTTTGCCGCCGAGAACCGGAATGATTTCGGGAGCCTGCTGAAGGAGGCCTCCTCCGCATACAATACCAAGGTGAAGGTGGCGGGGATAATCGAGGACGCCAGGCCCCTGAAATACGTATACGACCCGGCCCATCCGGACGCCGGAAGGGACGGGTATGTCGCTTTCCCGAACATCAACGTGGCCGAGGAGATGGTAAACATGATAGCGGCATCGAGGAGCTACGAGGCTAACGTGACCGCCTTCAAGGCGACGAGAGAGATGGCTTTAAAGGCGCTTGAGATAGGCCAGTAA
- the flgB gene encoding flagellar basal body rod protein FlgB gives MPTGLFDSKAITVLTNSMDLRAARHKLLTSNIANQETPGYRAVDINFEDELRRREGGAPFVDLARTSRGHMTGYYGSSAPRVLDRATDLPGFDGNSVGIEAEMARLSENTLMYTVSSRLLKGKFNGLMNAIKEGGR, from the coding sequence ATGCCGACAGGCCTATTCGATAGCAAGGCAATAACGGTCCTCACCAATTCCATGGACTTGAGGGCCGCAAGGCACAAGCTCCTGACATCAAACATCGCGAACCAGGAGACCCCCGGCTACAGGGCCGTGGACATCAACTTCGAGGACGAACTGAGAAGGCGGGAGGGCGGCGCCCCTTTCGTCGATCTCGCGAGGACCAGCCGGGGGCACATGACCGGCTACTACGGCTCGTCCGCGCCGAGGGTGCTCGACAGGGCGACAGACCTGCCCGGCTTTGACGGGAACTCGGTCGGCATCGAGGCCGAGATGGCGAGGCTTTCCGAGAACACGCTCATGTACACCGTCTCGTCAAGGCTCCTCAAGGGCAAGTTCAACGGGCTGATGAACGCGATAAAGGAAGGAGGCAGATAA
- a CDS encoding sigma-54 dependent transcriptional regulator, producing the protein MKRVLVVDDEAGMRIAINEALCRKGYEVELAEDGREALKKLPRGYGMVISDVNMPGLGGMELLREVKKLSPHVPVLLITAFGTVQKAVEAVKEGAVDFILKPFSLQSLEETVEKAFRMREGISGFETRGKNMLARAPVMQKVVSMAMVAAASDATVLISGESGTGKELLARFIHENSPRRKMPFVAVNCASIPEGLLESELFGHEKGAFTGAHALRQGRFELADKGTILLDEISEMDIKLQAKLLRVIQEKEVERVGGSSPVPLDIRIIATTNRDMKKEVREGRFREDLYYRLNIFPLTLPPLRERGEEVEFLAEHFIKKFSAKYGRRLEGVSPEAMEHIKRCEWRGNIREMENTLERAVLLAEGRTLEVEHILVSPESCRSEAQEDCPVDRKPDDGGANLMTLWEMEKGLITRTLGEVEGNRTQAARILGISVRTLRNKLKEYGQLLPG; encoded by the coding sequence ATGAAGAGGGTGCTTGTGGTCGACGACGAAGCGGGAATGAGGATAGCCATAAACGAGGCGCTCTGCCGGAAGGGCTATGAGGTGGAGCTTGCCGAGGATGGCAGGGAGGCGCTTAAGAAACTCCCCCGGGGCTACGGAATGGTCATAAGCGACGTGAACATGCCGGGCCTCGGCGGCATGGAGCTCCTGCGCGAGGTGAAGAAGTTATCCCCCCATGTGCCTGTCCTCCTCATAACCGCGTTCGGAACGGTCCAGAAAGCGGTCGAGGCTGTAAAGGAAGGAGCGGTGGACTTTATCCTTAAGCCCTTCAGCCTGCAATCGCTCGAAGAGACGGTCGAGAAGGCCTTCAGGATGAGGGAGGGCATATCCGGATTCGAGACCAGGGGAAAGAATATGCTCGCAAGGGCCCCGGTCATGCAGAAGGTGGTCTCAATGGCAATGGTCGCCGCTGCGAGCGACGCGACCGTCCTCATATCCGGCGAGAGCGGAACGGGGAAAGAGCTGCTAGCCCGCTTCATACACGAGAACAGCCCGAGGCGGAAGATGCCCTTCGTGGCAGTAAACTGCGCGTCCATCCCCGAGGGGCTCCTTGAAAGCGAGCTTTTCGGCCATGAGAAAGGGGCGTTTACGGGGGCCCATGCCCTCCGGCAGGGCAGGTTCGAGCTTGCGGACAAGGGCACCATACTCCTTGACGAGATAAGCGAGATGGACATAAAGCTGCAGGCCAAGCTGCTGCGCGTCATCCAGGAAAAGGAAGTCGAGAGGGTGGGCGGGAGCTCGCCCGTGCCCCTGGACATCAGGATAATAGCAACGACCAACAGGGACATGAAGAAAGAGGTAAGGGAGGGCCGCTTCAGGGAAGACCTCTACTACCGCCTCAATATCTTCCCGCTTACGCTCCCGCCGCTACGCGAGCGCGGCGAGGAAGTAGAATTCCTTGCGGAGCATTTCATAAAAAAGTTCAGCGCCAAGTACGGCAGGCGCCTTGAAGGGGTGTCCCCTGAGGCGATGGAGCATATAAAAAGATGCGAATGGAGGGGCAACATAAGGGAGATGGAGAATACCCTTGAGCGGGCCGTCCTCCTTGCTGAGGGCAGGACGCTCGAGGTCGAGCACATACTCGTGTCTCCTGAATCTTGCCGTAGTGAGGCCCAGGAGGATTGCCCTGTTGACAGGAAACCTGATGACGGCGGCGCCAATTTAATGACGCTCTGGGAGATGGAAAAGGGGCTCATAACCCGCACGCTCGGCGAGGTCGAGGGAAATAGGACCCAGGCGGCCAGGATACTCGGCATCTCGGTAAGGACCCTAAGGAATAAACTCAAGGAATATGGGCAGCTTTTGCCGGGGTAG
- a CDS encoding ATP-binding protein, which yields MMTTQVPIELLNDAFNVFRDASKKLEQQYSLLETRIEELNAELAEKNRAIERSRRLAAMGEMAARIAHEIRNPLGSMAIFATLLERELADVPDRAKLAEHISKGIKTLDNLLSNMLLFAGAPEAKLKPVELNDIVDDAILLAGDRGKAGVEIRASYKGRKRVMADPNLLRQLFLNLVINALDAVEEDGRIGISVDTETEEGSVVIKVSDNGRGIPREQIDRIFDPFFSTKERGTGLGLAIVSAVVDAHMGRLDVRSEPGKGTTFTLGIPAGREYLS from the coding sequence ATGATGACCACGCAGGTACCGATCGAGCTCCTGAACGACGCTTTCAACGTCTTCAGGGACGCTTCCAAAAAACTCGAGCAGCAGTACTCGCTCCTGGAAACCAGGATAGAGGAGCTGAACGCGGAGCTCGCGGAGAAGAACAGGGCCATAGAGCGGTCGAGGAGGCTCGCGGCAATGGGCGAGATGGCCGCAAGGATAGCCCACGAGATACGGAACCCGCTCGGCTCGATGGCCATATTCGCGACCCTCCTTGAAAGGGAGCTCGCGGACGTGCCTGACAGGGCGAAGCTCGCGGAGCATATCAGCAAGGGCATAAAGACCCTCGACAACCTACTTTCGAACATGCTCCTCTTTGCCGGCGCGCCCGAGGCGAAGCTCAAGCCGGTAGAGCTCAATGACATAGTGGACGACGCCATACTCCTTGCAGGGGACAGGGGGAAGGCCGGGGTGGAGATACGGGCCTCCTACAAGGGCCGGAAGCGCGTCATGGCCGACCCGAACCTCTTGAGGCAGCTATTCCTTAACCTCGTCATAAACGCGCTCGACGCGGTCGAGGAAGACGGCCGTATCGGAATAAGCGTCGATACCGAAACGGAAGAAGGCAGCGTGGTAATAAAGGTGAGCGACAACGGCAGGGGCATCCCGCGCGAACAGATAGACAGGATATTCGACCCGTTCTTCTCCACTAAGGAGAGGGGCACAGGCCTCGGCCTCGCGATAGTCTCCGCGGTCGTTGACGCGCACATGGGCCGCCTGGACGTACGGTCGGAGCCGGGCAAGGGGACGACGTTCACGCTCGGGATCCCGGCGGGAAGGGAGTATCTGTCATGA
- a CDS encoding tetratricopeptide repeat protein, which translates to MISILSVPLWSSVEAAEIVAIRASEQDDFHRLTLVFSEKVDTGVSRKGDKLFVRMRDIRAGVMSNFPSTGFFKVNGLSRGSDPSGVFAMLELQVTEGATVRHSMQSDPFRLMVDVYPPSAPEEKDFQEERRTTVEAQFLKPHSSKLVAFNDSWRWVYRNKAVEMLKPELYGDPVSGAFRGVLGLEPGNDRFLDEAVKAASEHRKKGEHGKAGALNAVIDFAGGKTAPHELDMALRSNPDPLYSRLGYFVLGDHFERKGFYPEAAGKFSRAAEGEDNPVKGEALFRKARIFFFERKYAEAKELFRASLEAGYKGAGLWLANTALIKGEIESAWTLYRENAASAALDGISRLSLGDMHLTRGDYAEARRIYREMSAGYPADGFIGVFLLLKEGDTLLAEGRAKEALQLYIGAKGRFTGEVWAMATLSLADAYFLSGEAGPLEEAERLYGTVAAGGFAASEITALKLLSARIRLGKFEEGYASFKAFNSKYPLSIYRQDMGLLSSVLFYEWLDSLYKKGDHLAVVKLFLDVPLAAPFGKKAETYLKVGKSCMAAGLRNEAVNMLDNAVKLGSGQVTEEAMMALIRVYIEQKDTGSAERMLKAFRAKFPANGRAAEIRELETLIAFEKGEYGKVSREKAVDRPGAVLMKAESSYRAGLTGQSAPLFESAAKGFKAEGNESEASRSFIKSADALFEAGNFARAAEAYRQAIRHMDEKETADRSWALYRMAQCYGRLGRADDKASALRELEALGGELAPWSEAIMMDPAGI; encoded by the coding sequence TTGATATCCATCCTTTCTGTCCCGCTGTGGTCGTCTGTTGAAGCGGCTGAGATAGTCGCCATCCGCGCTTCCGAGCAGGACGACTTCCACAGGCTTACCCTCGTTTTCTCCGAAAAAGTCGATACCGGCGTGTCGAGGAAGGGCGACAAGCTATTCGTCCGCATGAGGGACATAAGGGCCGGCGTAATGAGCAACTTTCCTTCGACCGGGTTTTTCAAGGTGAACGGTTTAAGCCGCGGCTCCGACCCCTCGGGCGTCTTCGCGATGCTCGAGTTGCAGGTGACTGAGGGGGCAACAGTCCGTCATTCCATGCAGTCCGATCCATTCAGGCTGATGGTGGACGTATACCCGCCGTCAGCCCCCGAGGAAAAAGATTTTCAGGAAGAACGGAGGACGACGGTCGAGGCCCAGTTCCTCAAGCCCCATTCCTCGAAGCTCGTTGCCTTCAACGATTCATGGAGGTGGGTCTACAGGAACAAGGCCGTTGAAATGCTCAAGCCCGAGCTATACGGCGACCCGGTATCCGGGGCGTTCAGGGGCGTGCTGGGGCTTGAGCCCGGAAATGACAGGTTCCTCGATGAGGCCGTGAAGGCCGCATCGGAGCACAGGAAGAAGGGTGAGCACGGGAAGGCAGGCGCATTGAACGCCGTAATCGACTTCGCCGGCGGAAAGACGGCCCCCCACGAGCTCGATATGGCTCTAAGGTCCAACCCCGACCCTCTCTATTCGCGGCTCGGCTATTTCGTGCTGGGCGACCATTTTGAGCGGAAAGGCTTTTATCCCGAAGCAGCCGGCAAGTTCTCGCGCGCAGCCGAGGGAGAGGACAATCCCGTCAAGGGCGAGGCCCTATTCAGGAAGGCGCGCATATTCTTTTTCGAAAGGAAATACGCCGAGGCCAAGGAACTCTTCAGGGCCTCGCTGGAAGCGGGCTATAAGGGCGCAGGGCTGTGGCTTGCGAACACGGCGCTCATTAAAGGAGAGATCGAGAGCGCGTGGACGCTATACAGGGAAAACGCCGCTTCTGCCGCTCTTGACGGCATATCGAGGCTCAGCCTCGGCGACATGCACCTCACAAGGGGCGATTACGCCGAGGCCCGGAGGATATATCGCGAGATGAGCGCCGGGTATCCGGCGGACGGGTTCATAGGCGTATTCCTGTTGCTCAAGGAGGGCGACACGCTCCTTGCGGAAGGCAGGGCAAAGGAGGCGCTCCAATTATACATAGGCGCAAAGGGGAGGTTTACTGGCGAAGTGTGGGCAATGGCAACGCTCTCGCTCGCTGACGCCTACTTCCTTTCAGGTGAGGCCGGGCCGCTCGAGGAGGCAGAAAGGCTCTACGGGACTGTTGCCGCCGGCGGCTTCGCGGCCTCCGAGATAACGGCGCTCAAGCTCCTCTCGGCCAGGATACGGCTCGGAAAATTCGAGGAGGGCTATGCCTCCTTCAAGGCGTTCAACAGCAAATACCCGCTCAGCATCTACAGGCAGGACATGGGCCTCCTTTCGTCGGTCCTTTTTTACGAATGGCTGGACTCACTTTACAAAAAGGGCGACCACCTCGCTGTGGTAAAGCTATTCCTCGACGTCCCTCTCGCCGCGCCTTTCGGCAAAAAGGCAGAGACCTACCTGAAGGTCGGAAAGTCGTGCATGGCCGCGGGCCTGAGGAACGAAGCCGTCAACATGCTCGACAACGCCGTCAAGCTCGGGAGCGGACAGGTTACCGAGGAGGCGATGATGGCGCTCATCCGGGTCTATATCGAGCAGAAGGACACTGGCTCGGCGGAAAGGATGCTCAAGGCCTTCAGGGCGAAGTTTCCGGCGAACGGCAGGGCCGCCGAGATACGGGAGCTTGAAACGCTCATAGCATTCGAAAAGGGGGAGTACGGGAAGGTCTCGCGCGAAAAGGCCGTGGACAGGCCCGGGGCCGTCCTCATGAAAGCCGAATCGAGCTACCGGGCCGGACTGACGGGCCAGTCGGCCCCGCTCTTCGAGAGCGCGGCAAAAGGGTTCAAGGCCGAGGGGAACGAAAGCGAGGCCTCAAGGTCGTTCATCAAGTCCGCCGACGCCCTCTTCGAGGCCGGTAACTTCGCGCGGGCTGCCGAGGCGTACAGGCAGGCCATAAGGCACATGGATGAAAAAGAGACAGCGGACAGGTCCTGGGCGCTCTACAGGATGGCCCAGTGCTACGGAAGGCTAGGCCGCGCCGATGACAAGGCGTCGGCGCTCAGGGAGCTTGAAGCGCTTGGCGGCGAGCTGGCCCCGTGGTCCGAAGCCATAATGATGGACCCGGCAGGCATTTAA